From Phoenix dactylifera cultivar Barhee BC4 unplaced genomic scaffold, palm_55x_up_171113_PBpolish2nd_filt_p 000944F, whole genome shotgun sequence, one genomic window encodes:
- the LOC120107650 gene encoding coniferyl alcohol acyltransferase-like, protein MAAGQPPTSELSIRLISKSIVKAANSNAPLSVIPVSNFDHLSGRYPVTIFYAYRKPSTGDFNSVVNAIKTSLAETLNYFLPFAGRIVPNPETGEPEILCNNEGIELIEASADVSITSLNFHDLNDSVKRVMLPLPTEIPLSVQVTGFACGGFSMVWSFDHLLADGAGFIKFLHLWSELARTGRIPVTPNHDRSIFRPRSPPSYGPLLDRTFTGCKLHDVLAMPRNDISLKRAYYIHGSCIDRLQAAASKGGGVERTRTEAISAYLWKLLARSLGETDTGCKMGWLVDGRPWMRSEPDGDLSNYVGNLVSMAVGEASAGELKEGSLSYVAEMAAQVIEEVKNKAHFLELLDWIECRRPEMVLARILLGLKGPAVVVSSCHNMPVMATDFGFGSPRLGTFYTVLDAIGAGYVNLISSGREDGSSFVFAFIWPRLALELESDPEQVFLPVTADYIGL, encoded by the coding sequence ATGGCTGCAGGCCAGCCTCCTACCTCTGAACTCAGTATAAGGTTAATCAGCAAAAGCATCGTCAAGGCAGCAAACTCCAACGCACCGCTCTCTGTGATCCCGGTCTCCAACTTCGACCACCTCTCCGGCCGCTATCCGGTCACCATCTTCTATGCCTACCGCAAGCCATCCACCGGCGACTTCAACTCCGTCGTCAATGCCATCAAAACCTCTCTCGCAGAGACCTTGAATTACTTCCTCCCCTTTGCGGGACGGATAGTCCCTAATCCTGAGACTGGCGAGCCGGAGATTCTATGCAATAACGAAGGCATCGAGCTGATCGAAGCTTCGGCCGATGTCTCAATAACCAGCCTCAACTTCCATGACCTGAACGACTCCGTAAAGAGAGTCATGCTCCCGTTGCCGACCGAGATTCCTCTAAGCGTCCAGGTGACTGGTTTTGCATGCGGGGGCTTCTCCATGGTTTGGAGCTTCGACCACCTTCTGGCCGACGGTGCTGGCTTCATCAAATTCTTGCACTTGTGGTCCGAGCTGGCCCGAACTGGGCGAATTCCGGTGACGCCGAACCACGACCGGTCAATTTTCCGTCCCCGGTCCCCTCCCAGCTACGGCCCGTTGCTTGACCGGACGTTCACTGGATGCAAGTTGCATGATGTCTTGGCGATGCCGCGGAACGACATCTCTCTCAAGCGTGCGTACTACATCCATGGATCATGCATCGATCGCCTTCAAGCAGCTGCGAGTAAAGGTGGTGGAGTCGAGAGGACCCGGACCGAGGCTATCTCAGCTTACCTCTGGAAACTCTTGGCCAGGTCCCTCGGGGAGACCGATACCGGGTGCAAGATGGGGTGGCTCGTCGACGGGCGCCCCTGGATGCGCTCAGAACCGGATGGAGACCTGTCGAACTACGTCGGGAATCTTGTGTCGATGGCGGTCGGGGAGGCGAGCGCGGGGGAGTTGAAGGAAGGATCCCTCTCGTACGTGGCGGAGATGGCAGCCCAGGTGATCGAAGAGGTGAAGAACAAGGCTCATTTCTTGGAGCTGTTGGACTGGATCGAGTGCCGTCGGCCGGAGATGGTGCTGGCGAGGATTCTGCTGGGTCTTAAGGGGCCGGCGGTGGTGGTGTCGTCGTGCCACAACATGCCAGTGATGGCTACTGACTTCGGATTTGGGTCTCCAAGGCTCGGTACGTTCTACACGGTGCTGGATGCCATTGGAGCTGGCTATGTGAACCTAATTTCCAGTGGAAGGGAGGACGGCTCCTCGTTCGTCTTTGCCTTCATATGGCCGAGGTTGGCGTTGGAGCTTGAATCGGATCCTGAGCAAGTCTTTCTGCCCGTTACTGCGGATTATATTGGTCTATAA
- the LOC103714792 gene encoding uncharacterized protein LOC103714792 isoform X2, with protein MQEVAGERGGYLHGRGALDSDDLLYLKEQMEAEEDAERLLRRTEKRAFAAFKKAANLADSTPASMPLPLRVEPKPKSGIRQQDLLKNIIEIKPKRRRLSSPSGSTQDDRSSPYVATRVSSSRDDERILEKCSSPAEGPTENKSSSSADQVSTHGDAGDQLGEDSSSRKSNGEETNAKPDNAVRSLLGLAYESSDDE; from the exons ATGCAGGAGGTTGCTGGTGAACGTGGTGGCTACCTTCATGGGCGAGGCG CTTTGGACAGTGATGACTTGCTCTATCTGAAAGAGCAAATGGAAGCTGAGGAAGATGCTGAGCGTCTTCTTCGACGCACAGAGAAACGTGCATTTGCTGCATTCAAG AAAGCTGCAAATTTAGCAGATTCCACACCTGCATCTATGCCCTTGCCGCTCCGTGTTGAACCAAAGCCAAAGAGTGGGATCAG GCAGCAAGATCTCTTGAAGAATATTATTGAAATCAAACCGAAGCGACGGAGACTATCAAGCCCTTCAGGTTCGACACAGGATGACAGGTCAAGCCCATATGTGGCTACAAGAGTTTCATCATCCAGGGATGATGAACGGATTTTGGAGAAATGCTCATCTCCTGCAGAAGGACCAACCGAGAACAAATCCTCGTCTTCGGCTGATCAAGTTTCTACACATGGGGATGCCGGAGATCAACTGGGAGAAGATTCATCCTCAAGGAAGTCAAATGGCGAAGAGACGAATGCCAAACCAGATAATGCTGTTAGAAGCTTATTAGGCTTAGCTTATGAGAGCTCTGATGATGAATGA